The following coding sequences are from one Neodiprion lecontei isolate iyNeoLeco1 chromosome 7, iyNeoLeco1.1, whole genome shotgun sequence window:
- the LOC107222923 gene encoding probable cytochrome P450 6a13 — translation MWQFTFLEIVISCVTILTVLYYYSITKHSYWTGKNVEGPKPLPIYGNFLDVALMKTSLAEKLRDFYQVWKHKPFIGLFHGTVPVVMISDLTLLKHVFVKDFTTFTDRGLLVNEDVDPLSNNLFSTGGHRWRRLRSKLSPVFTSGKLKQMYHLLSECADHFEKYVIDLAAKGDPIECKEITAKFTTDVIGSCAFGLNMNALTSENSEFRKMGKKVFDPSVRDSVVRTMRDSLPVLFKFLKIRVFSREMTKFFVNSTAETIAYRIKHNIVRPDFIHLLMELRKDSDPTDFEWTDELVAAQVFIFFLAGFETSATTISFALYELAQNESIQEKLRDEIQSALKTHNGSLPFEVIKELKYLDKVFQETLRKHPPLSFLSRRSVKDYTIPDTTVHIPSGTKIFIPILGLHHDPQYYPDPEVFDPERFAAEAVQKRPQMAYLPFGEGPRICIGARFAVYQTKMGIIQILKNFKVSLCSKSKVPYDIDPTTFVLSARDGFRESGRRREGQEGKNRIR, via the exons ATGTGGCAATTCACCTTTCTTGAAATCGTCATAAGCTGTGTGACCATTCTGACAGTTTTATACTACTACAGTATCACGAAACACTCCTATTGGACGGGGAAGAATGTGGAAGGCCCAAAGCCACTGCCGATATACGGTAATTTCTTGGACGTTGCCCTTATGAAGACATCGCTTGCCGAAAAGCTTCGCGATTTCTACCAAGTCTGGAAGCACAAACCGTTCATCGGATTGTTCCACGGAACAGTCCCGGTTGTGATGATTAGTGATCTCACGCTGTTGAAGCACGTCTTCGTAAAGGATTTCACAACGTTCACCGACCGAGGACTTCTCGTTAACGAGGATGTTGACCCCTTGTCCAACAACTTGTTCAGTACCGGGGGTCATCGGTGGCGAAGGCTCAGAAGCAAGCTGTCGCCAGTCTTCACATCCGGGAAACTCAAGCAGATGTACCATCTTCTGTCCGAATGCGCGGATCACTTTGAAAAGTACGTCATTGACCTTGCCGCCAAGGGCGATCCAATCGAGTGTAAAGAGATCACAGCCAAGTTCACCACCGACGTTATCGGTTCCTGCGCCTTCGGACTCAACATGAACGCTCTAACCAGCGAGAATAGCGAGTTTAGAAAGATGGGGAAGAAGGTTTTTGATCCGTCGGTCAGAGACAGCGTAGTAAGAACAATGAGGGACAGTCTGCCAGTCCTATTCAAATTCTTAAAGATAAGAGTCTTTTCTCGCGAGATGACCAAATTCTTCGTCAACAGTACAGCAGAGACCATTGCGTACAGAATCAAACACAATATTGTTCGGCCCGACTTTATCCACTTGTTGATGGAACTTCGGAAAGATTCGGATCCAACTGACTTTG AATGGACGGACGAACTGGTGGCTGCTCAagttttcatcttcttcttggCTGGATTCGAGACTTCGGCCACAACAATATCTTTCGCTCTTTACGAACTAGCGCAGAATGAAAGTATTCAAGAAAAACTGCGTGATGAAATCCAAAGTGCTCTGAAAACTCACAACGGGAGTCTACCCTTCGAAGTGATCAAGGAGCTGAAGTATTTGGACAAAGTCTTTCAAG AAACATTGAGAAAACATCCGCCCCTTTCGTTTCTATCGCGAAGATCCGTCAAAGATTACACGATACCTGACACAACGGTCCATATTCCGAGTggtacaaaaatctttataCCGATTTTGGGTCTTCACCACGATCCGCAGTATTATCCAGACCCTGAAGTGTTTGATCCCGAACGATTTGCGGCTGAAGCGGTTCAAAAAAGGCCTCAGATGGCGTACTTGCCATTTGGAGAAGGGCCGCGAATCTGCATTG gcGCCCGATTTGCGGTTTACCAGACGAAGATGGGTATCATTCAAATACTAAAAAACTTCAAAGTGTCACTATGTTCGAAGTCGAAAGTTCCGTATGATATTGATCCGACAACTTTTGTGCTGTCCGCTCGTGATG GTTTTCGCGAATCCGGAAGACGCCGCGAGGGACAAGAAGGCAAAAATCGCATTCGATGA
- the LOC107222927 gene encoding microsomal glutathione S-transferase 1 produces MSLNVNPEIVSIFSLWGGVLALKILAMSLLTARQRFRKQVFANPEDTSLASKKSKVVFDDPDVERVRRAHLNDLENVVPWFIVTSLWIGTDPSTWLASLLIRTFVITRIIHTIVYAIVPFPQPARGLSFGVGFLTTGYMAVSTILHYSS; encoded by the exons ATGTCTCTGAACGTAAATCCCGAaattgtatcaatttttaGTCTTTGGGGCGGTGTCTTGGCTCTGAAAATTTTGGCCATGTCATTACTTACTGCACGTCAACGATTCCGAAAACAG GTCTTCGCAAATCCGGAAGACACATCACTCGCAAGTAAAAAATCAAAGGTCGTCTTTGACGACCCAGATGTCGAACGAGTCCGCAGAGCACACTTGAACGACCTTGAAAATGTTGTGCCATGGTTCATCGTCACTTCGCTTTGGATAGGAACTGATCCATCAACATGGCTGGCCAGTTTGTTGATCCGAACTTTCGTCATCACGAGGATAATCCACACCATCGTCTACGCAATCGTACCGTTTCCACAACCTGCAAGAGGCCTCAGTTTTGGCGTAGGATTTTTGACCACCGGCTACATGGCGGTTTCAACAATACTGCACTACTCAtcttag